Genomic segment of Odontesthes bonariensis isolate fOdoBon6 chromosome 10, fOdoBon6.hap1, whole genome shotgun sequence:
GTCCAATATGTTGTTTTAGCAATATTGCCTAATTCATTTTCTGAATATTAACCTATAGATTCATAGATACAATACCAGTTCCCTGCGAAAATAATCACCCATAGTAATTAAGTACCACCATCTTCAAGAAAGATGAATGATGAtacagtgtgtttttgtgtcttttcaaGACAATCTCCTCTTCCCTTCTCCgcactcctcctcctgctgctgctggatttTTCTCACTTCAGTTGTCCAAAAGCGAGCGCTGTAAAGCCTCCTGAATCATTGTGTGCTCATCTGTGGAGTAATCCtgcaggaggggggggggggggggggaaacgtCAATAAATACTTGCATGGTCATTTagcaaacatgaaaataaactaaaaacagTGCCTTACTTACAACAAATGTATCATAAGAGAAAGTGTGTCTGATCTTCAGGTGCTGGAAAAAGTCGGCACTCCTGTAATTAGGGTCTCCCCAAGGCATTGAGGCACAGATAGGGCACACCTAAACAAAGTGACAGTGGTAAAGCGCTCCTCAACATTTTATTGACCgtgattatatatatttttttttttaaagtggccTGGAGCCGAAGGGCAACTGATAGAATCAATGCAGAGTGTTTATTTCTTACAACTTGGCGAGCGTCACGAGCATGTTGGGAAGTGCAATGTTCAACCAGGCCATCCTGGTCAAGGTTCTGGCAGTTACAGTAGGGGCAAGTGAAGGTGTATCGATTTGGCACTggactgagggaaaaaaacaaaaaaaaaaaacaaagataagaaGATGATATCTGATCGTAATCACAACATGTTTGAGAGCATGTCTTCCACTGGAAGCACCTAGTAAGTGTTACAGTGCAGAACAAAAGCTCATGCGGTACTGGGCATTCCTATGTCAGATCTTAAAATCTTATCGGATCCCAAAGTCAGCCCTGTTTTAAAGTACAGTTGTAGTTAGAAGAAAGCTTAACCTCTGCTATTTTTCAAGGGGAAGAATGAATGCATAACAAACAtctttaatggggaaaaaaaaaaaaggaacaggaCAATCAGGAAGTTGCGTGGTTGCTTAAATGACTGATAGATGATCTTATAAACTTCTGTGTACTTCCGAGTACAAGCTACAGAATCTCTGCCAAAACAACCTCACACAGCTCATCGCTCTTAGCTCTTCTCTGACAGATATCGCGCTTGACATTAATGGCTTCATCATCATTCACATACAGGTACGTTTTCCGTTAAGGTTTCTCAACCCATACTTCAGACATACCTGCAACAGTGGCAGAAAGAGCCAAGAGGCGTGTGTCATTTGCACGAGATTAAACAGTACGCAAAGTGAGGTACAACACAAATGAGCTTTCCAGAGTCACGGTTTTCTTGAGGAGGAAAGTCGGGACAGTGCTGCTATTCATTCATTTGATGAAGCGATCCACCAGATTTCTCTGAGCAGCTGATCATATTGTAAAGAAGCCCACTGTTGCGGGCCA
This window contains:
- the rnf114 gene encoding E3 ubiquitin-protein ligase RNF114 isoform X2; translation: MSHMSLFYDRLFCQSCFQECLRPQKPVCAVCRATLGHWTRAVDLEALIQSSVAACKGCGVQVGLSQMRSHTAACSKYQEYIEEGVRSTAQSQPAVISPVPNRYTFTCPYCNCQNLDQDGLVEHCTSQHARDARQVVCPICASMPWGDPNYRSADFFQHLKIRHTFSYDTFVDYSTDEHTMIQEALQRSLLDN